GCTAATACACCAAACATATCTTCTTGGCCAATATTTCTCGCTTTAGTATGTTGCTCTGCTGCTTGTATCGCATCATTAATACTATGTAAAATAGCCGCTCGATGTGGGCCAAGTTTATCAAACGCACCAGCCATTGTTAGTTTTTCTAATACTCGGCGATTTAATTTTTTAATATCGGTTTTGGCGCATAACTCAAAAATATTTTTAAAATATCCATTTTTACCCTGCTCATTGCGTGCTTCTACAATTGCTTCAATTGGCCCTTCTCCTACGCCCTTAATCGCACCGATTCCATACACAATTTCACCTTTCTCATTAACATGAAAATGGTATAAGCCACTGTTAATGTCTGGTGGATTAACTTTAATCCCCATACGTAAGCATTCGTCAACTAGACCGACTATTTTATCAGTATTATCCATATCGGCAGTCATTACCGCAGCCATAAATTCGGCTGGAAAATGGGTTTTTAGCCATAATGTTTGATAGGAAACTAAAGCATAAGCGGCAGAGTGAGATTTATTAAAACCGTAACCTGCAAATTTTTCAACAAGGTCGAAAATTTTCATCGACAGTTCACCATCAACGCCTGATTGCTCAGCCCCTTCTTTGAAAACAGAGCGCTGTTTTGCCATCTCTTCTGGCTGCTTTTTACCCATCGCACGACGCAATAAATCTGCCCCACCTAATGTATAGCCAGCCAGCGTTTGAGCTATTTGCATGACTTGTTCTTGGTAAAGAATAATACCGTAAGTGGGTTCTAAAATAGGTTTAAGCGACTCGTGCTGGTATTGACTGTCTGGGTAGGAGACTTCTTCACGACCATGTTTTCGGTCAATAAAATTATCCACCATACCTGATTGTAGAGGACCGGGCCTAAATAATGCGACTAAAGCAATCATATCTTCAAAGCAGTCTGGTTTTAACCGCCGAACAAGATCTTTCATTCCTCTAGATTCTAATTGGAATACAGCTGTCGTTTCCGCCTTGAGCAACAATTCAAATGCTAAAGGATCATCAAGAGGGATATGATTAATATCAATTGCCTCTTTTCCTTCATTTTTTATGCGTGAATTAATCATACCGAGTGCCCAATCGATAATGGTTAATGTCCTTAATCCTAAAAAGTCAAATTTAACCAGGCCGGCATACTCAACATCATTTTTGTCAAACTGAGTAACAGGATGATGGCCTTCCGAATCACAATAAATCGGTGAAAAATCGGTGATTTTTGTTGGTGAAATAACGACCCCACCAGCATGTTTACCCGCATTACGCGTAACACCCTCTAACTGGCGAGCAATATCAATTAGGCCTTTAACATCTTCGTTATTATCGTAAAGTTCTTGTAATTGCGGCTCAATTTCAAATGCTTTAGCAAGCGTCATTCCAGGGTCAAGTGGAATTAATTTAGAGATACGATCAACAAATCCATAAGGATGACCGAGCACGCGCCCCACATCACGAATCACTGCTTTTGCCGCCATAGTACCAAAAGTAATAATCTGTGATACCGCATCTCGGCCATACATCTCCGCAACATGATCAATGACTAAATCTCGTTTATCCATACAAAAATCAACGTCAAAATCAGGCATAGATACACGCTCAGGATTTAAAAACCGTTCAAAAAGTAAATCAAACGCTAATGGATCAAGATCGGTAATACTTAACGCGTAGGCAACAAGAGAGCCCGCGCCGGATCCTCGCCCAGGCCCTACGGGAACAGCATTATCTTTTGACCATTGAATAAACTCCATCACAATTAAAAAATAACCAGGAAAACCCATTTGATTGATTACATTTAATTCAATATCTAAACGTTCATCATATTCTGGTCGACGTTTTGCTCTTATTTCAGGGTCTGGAAATAATAAAACAAGTCGTTCTTCAAGCCCTATTTTTGCTTTATGAATTAAAAAATCTTCTGTTGACATATCTCCAGTAGGAAATTGTGGTAAAAAATACTCACCTAAACGGATTGAGACATTACAACGTTTAGCAATTTCAACACTATTTGCTAAGGCTTCAGGGATATCAGAAAACAGCTCACACATTTCATCTTCACTACGAAAATATTGTTGCGCTGAGTATTTTTTGGGCCTTTTAGGATCATCAAGTGTATCGCCATCATGAATGGCGACTCGGATTTCATGAGCCTCAAAATCGCTACTTGATAAGAATTTAACATCATTAGTTGCAACAACGGGTAAATTATATTGCTCCGCTAACTTAATCGCTTGATTCACAAATAGCTCTTCATTATCTCGCCCTGTGCGAATTAGCTCTAAATAAAAATGGTCAGCAAAATAATTTTGATAAAATTCGATAGACTGATTGATAATAAGTGAGTTATCACGAATAACACCAATACCCACATCGCTTTTATAGCTAGCAAGAAGAATTAAACCAGACTTGTGCTCCGTAAGCCAATTTTGGTCAACTATGGGACCATCGCCAATATAGCCTCTCTGATAAGCTTTTGAAATTAATAGCGTTAAGTTTTGGTATCCGTCATTATTTGCCGCTAATATAGTGATATCATAAAACGCATCAAGCTCTTCACTATAAATTTTAACATCAGCGCCAATAATGGGTTTTAACCCTTTTGATAAAGCGCTGCTATAAAATTTTACTAATCCACACAAGTTAGTAAAATCAGTTATGGCCAGCGCAGCCATATTCATCGATGCCGCTTTGTTAACTAAAACGCCAGTTTTAGCAACCCCGTCAATCATCGAGAAATCGCTATGAACATGCAAATGGATAAACTTTGGTTCGGACATAAAATTAGGTATTGATAATAAATTTTGCTAAATTATAGCACTAATTTAGTGCTGAAGTTTAAATAATCTTAATGAGGATTTTAATATCAATAAGCGCCAAATAAAGAAGAGGAGGAACATTGCTAGCAATGCTCCTGATTAGCTCAGTCATAAAACTAGTCACAACGAATGGTTATCGCAAGCCCTCCACGAGAGGTTTCGCGATATTTTGAATTCATATCCTTACCGGTTTCATACATAGTTTCAATTACTTTATCA
The genomic region above belongs to Orbaceae bacterium lpD02 and contains:
- the dnaE gene encoding DNA polymerase III subunit alpha codes for the protein MIDGVAKTGVLVNKAASMNMAALAITDFTNLCGLVKFYSSALSKGLKPIIGADVKIYSEELDAFYDITILAANNDGYQNLTLLISKAYQRGYIGDGPIVDQNWLTEHKSGLILLASYKSDVGIGVIRDNSLIINQSIEFYQNYFADHFYLELIRTGRDNEELFVNQAIKLAEQYNLPVVATNDVKFLSSSDFEAHEIRVAIHDGDTLDDPKRPKKYSAQQYFRSEDEMCELFSDIPEALANSVEIAKRCNVSIRLGEYFLPQFPTGDMSTEDFLIHKAKIGLEERLVLLFPDPEIRAKRRPEYDERLDIELNVINQMGFPGYFLIVMEFIQWSKDNAVPVGPGRGSGAGSLVAYALSITDLDPLAFDLLFERFLNPERVSMPDFDVDFCMDKRDLVIDHVAEMYGRDAVSQIITFGTMAAKAVIRDVGRVLGHPYGFVDRISKLIPLDPGMTLAKAFEIEPQLQELYDNNEDVKGLIDIARQLEGVTRNAGKHAGGVVISPTKITDFSPIYCDSEGHHPVTQFDKNDVEYAGLVKFDFLGLRTLTIIDWALGMINSRIKNEGKEAIDINHIPLDDPLAFELLLKAETTAVFQLESRGMKDLVRRLKPDCFEDMIALVALFRPGPLQSGMVDNFIDRKHGREEVSYPDSQYQHESLKPILEPTYGIILYQEQVMQIAQTLAGYTLGGADLLRRAMGKKQPEEMAKQRSVFKEGAEQSGVDGELSMKIFDLVEKFAGYGFNKSHSAAYALVSYQTLWLKTHFPAEFMAAVMTADMDNTDKIVGLVDECLRMGIKVNPPDINSGLYHFHVNEKGEIVYGIGAIKGVGEGPIEAIVEARNEQGKNGYFKNIFELCAKTDIKKLNRRVLEKLTMAGAFDKLGPHRAAILHSINDAIQAAEQHTKARNIGQEDMFGVLAQEPEQVEYAYGNVPELPEQLILDGEREALGLYLTGHPVTQYLKELARYTNGTRISEANPTGWGKIATFAGLVVSARIRLTKKGNRIGLFTLDDRSGRIDVMLFGESLERFEHLMVEDKILIVSGQVSVDDFNGGFKVSGRDIIDLSQAREKYVKGLSISLQEAEVNRPFLQQLQKAFEPYRNSSVPVNIYYQTDEARAKIEFGMTWRVTPNDELLISLKSLLGNDRVELEFD